Proteins encoded together in one Maricaulis maris window:
- a CDS encoding pirin family protein has translation MGEHIEHQFAGKTRDLGGFEVRRVLPYAKRRMVGPFIFFDQMGPAEFAPGDGIDVRPHPHIGLATVTYLFDGALGHRDSLGEDLVIRPGDVNWMTAGSGVVHSERTPDAERRTGHRMFGIQTWVALPESLQDMPPAFHHHKAASLPAFERGGGRFNLILGTAWGHEAPVEVFSPIFYLHGLLPAGSAVELDIEHTEKAVYLVEGKATLDGAPIAPGEMAVLADNSGGRLVAEANSRVMLCGGDPLGPRHINWNFVASSREAIEQAREDWTAAAAAGFPADGRFRLPPGESEHIPLPD, from the coding sequence ATGGGCGAACACATCGAGCATCAATTCGCGGGCAAGACCCGTGACCTGGGGGGCTTTGAAGTCCGCCGCGTCCTGCCCTATGCCAAACGCCGCATGGTCGGCCCCTTCATCTTCTTCGACCAGATGGGACCGGCCGAGTTTGCGCCGGGCGACGGTATCGACGTCCGCCCTCACCCGCATATCGGCCTGGCGACCGTGACCTATCTGTTCGACGGCGCCCTTGGTCATCGCGACAGTCTCGGCGAGGACCTTGTGATCCGTCCAGGTGACGTCAACTGGATGACGGCCGGAAGCGGCGTGGTGCACTCCGAACGCACCCCGGATGCCGAACGACGGACCGGTCACCGCATGTTCGGAATCCAGACCTGGGTCGCCCTGCCGGAGAGCCTGCAGGACATGCCGCCAGCCTTCCACCACCACAAGGCCGCCAGCCTGCCCGCGTTCGAGCGCGGCGGCGGGCGTTTCAACCTGATCCTGGGAACCGCCTGGGGTCATGAAGCCCCGGTCGAGGTCTTCTCGCCCATCTTCTATCTGCACGGCCTACTTCCGGCTGGCAGCGCGGTCGAGCTCGATATCGAACACACCGAAAAGGCCGTCTATCTTGTCGAGGGAAAGGCCACGCTCGATGGCGCCCCGATCGCGCCCGGCGAGATGGCGGTATTGGCTGACAACTCAGGCGGACGACTGGTCGCCGAGGCCAACAGCCGCGTCATGCTGTGCGGCGGCGACCCGCTCGGCCCGCGCCATATCAACTGGAATTTCGTCGCGTCGAGCCGCGAGGCGATCGAGCAGGCCCGCGAGGACTGGACCGCGGCGGCCGCGGCCGGTTTCCCCGCCGACGGCCGCTTCCGGCTGCCGCCGGGCGAGAGCGAGCATATTCCGCTGCCGGACTGA
- a CDS encoding phosphoenolpyruvate carboxykinase, with product MSKSERLDGGLDALGIQAGTINLNWNEPRLYEEAVRRGEAEVAEGGALVVKTGAHTGRSAKDKFTVRDSETESQVWWDNNAEISPQHFDALWTDFQAHMAGKELFVQQLFGGADLDHRLPVRVVNELAWHSLFIRHLLRVPAADEYAGFEAEFTIINLPSFKADPARHGCRSETVIGVDFERRMVLIGGTSYAGETKKSVFTILNYLLPAKGIMPMHCSVNAKEDGSDAAIFFGLSGTGKTTLSADASRTLIGDDEHGWSENGLFNFEGGCYAKMIRLSAEAEPEIHATTKMWGTVLENVVMDPQTRVLDLDDDSLAENSRGAYPLSAIPNASETGRCGHPKNVIMLTCDAFGIMPPIAKLSPAQAMYHFLSGYTAKVAGTEKGVTEPSATFSTCFGAPFMPRHPSEYGALLRELIAQHDVDCWLVNTGWTGGAYGTGNRMPIKATRALLNAALDGSLNGAAFREDPNFGFMVPIAVEGVDSGILDPRSTWADKAAYDARAASLVAMFNENFKTFEDHVAPYVRAAAPKVRELTAAE from the coding sequence ATGTCCAAGTCCGAACGTCTTGATGGCGGTCTCGACGCACTGGGAATCCAGGCCGGGACCATCAATCTCAACTGGAATGAGCCGCGTCTCTATGAAGAAGCGGTGCGCCGCGGTGAGGCCGAGGTCGCCGAAGGTGGCGCCCTTGTGGTCAAGACCGGCGCCCATACCGGCCGCTCGGCCAAGGACAAGTTCACGGTCCGCGACAGCGAGACCGAAAGCCAGGTCTGGTGGGATAATAACGCCGAGATCAGCCCGCAGCATTTCGACGCGCTGTGGACCGACTTCCAGGCGCACATGGCTGGCAAGGAACTCTTCGTCCAGCAATTGTTCGGCGGCGCCGACCTCGACCACCGCCTGCCGGTGCGCGTGGTCAACGAGCTGGCCTGGCACTCGCTCTTCATCCGCCATCTCCTGCGCGTTCCCGCGGCCGATGAGTATGCCGGTTTCGAGGCCGAGTTCACCATCATCAACCTGCCCAGCTTCAAAGCTGATCCGGCCCGACATGGCTGCCGTTCGGAAACCGTGATCGGTGTCGATTTCGAGCGCCGCATGGTGCTGATCGGCGGCACTTCCTATGCCGGCGAGACCAAGAAATCGGTCTTCACCATTCTCAACTACCTGCTGCCGGCCAAGGGCATCATGCCGATGCATTGCTCGGTCAACGCCAAGGAAGACGGCAGCGATGCCGCGATCTTCTTCGGCCTGTCCGGGACCGGCAAGACGACACTCTCGGCCGATGCCAGCCGCACGCTGATCGGCGATGACGAGCATGGCTGGTCGGAAAACGGCCTGTTCAATTTCGAGGGCGGTTGCTACGCCAAGATGATCCGCCTTTCGGCCGAGGCCGAACCGGAAATCCACGCCACCACGAAAATGTGGGGCACGGTGCTGGAAAACGTCGTCATGGACCCGCAGACCCGCGTCCTTGACCTCGACGATGACAGCCTCGCGGAGAACAGCCGCGGTGCCTATCCGCTCTCGGCCATCCCGAACGCCTCGGAGACCGGTCGCTGCGGGCATCCCAAGAATGTCATCATGCTGACCTGCGATGCTTTCGGCATCATGCCGCCGATCGCCAAGCTGAGCCCGGCCCAGGCCATGTACCACTTCCTGTCCGGCTACACCGCCAAGGTCGCTGGCACCGAGAAAGGCGTGACCGAGCCGTCCGCCACCTTCTCGACCTGTTTCGGTGCGCCCTTCATGCCGCGCCACCCGTCCGAATACGGGGCCCTGCTGCGCGAGCTGATCGCCCAGCACGATGTCGATTGCTGGCTGGTCAATACCGGTTGGACCGGCGGCGCCTATGGCACCGGCAATCGCATGCCGATCAAGGCCACCCGCGCCCTGCTCAATGCCGCCCTGGATGGCTCGCTCAATGGCGCCGCCTTCCGTGAGGATCCGAATTTCGGCTTCATGGTGCCGATCGCGGTGGAGGGTGTGGACTCCGGCATTCTCGACCCGCGTTCAACCTGGGCCGACAAGGCCGCCTATGACGCCCGCGCGGCGTCGCTGGTCGCCATGTTCAACGAGAACTTCAAAACCTTCGAAGACCATGTCGCGCCCTATGTTCGCGCCGCGGCCCCGAAGGTGCGCGAGCTGACGGCGGCCGAATAA
- a CDS encoding M20/M25/M40 family metallo-hydrolase, with amino-acid sequence MKSIIALGMTVFLSAETLAQASFELPADKAATAQGLVETALESDLAYEIVESLTTQVGPRLAGSEAEARGRAWGEALGRELGFDRVSIEEFTMPYWERGEMEIVMTAPYEQALYGSALGGSGRSPRLGAVNAEIVYFRNIDALTAIEDGALDGKIAFVDGDPMVASQTGAGYGPSNQRRRIGWQHAERGGADALVVRSVGSDSHRMPHTGMMSSMDGEWADIPVIAISNPDADHLRRLHNSGQDIEMRIRSTAGWRGEVSSGNVVLDLIGRENPEEIVLIGGHLDSWDQGTGAVDDGAGVAITTAAAALIAQLPERPRRTIRVVMFGAEEVGLLGARAYAEQHADEVDNHVLATESDFGARSIWQLVSNVSEEGTPAIDAVGGIIGPLGIIRGGSDVPGGGPDIIPLAMMGVPTVRLNQDGTDYFDLHHTPDDTLDKIDPDELAQNVAAYAALVYLAAELDVDFRTRDSASADE; translated from the coding sequence ATGAAATCAATTATCGCGCTCGGAATGACAGTGTTTCTGTCTGCGGAGACACTCGCCCAAGCCTCGTTCGAACTGCCGGCCGACAAGGCTGCGACGGCGCAGGGGCTGGTCGAGACGGCGCTGGAAAGCGACCTCGCCTACGAGATCGTTGAATCGCTGACAACGCAGGTCGGCCCGCGTCTGGCCGGCTCGGAAGCTGAAGCCCGGGGACGGGCCTGGGGCGAAGCGCTCGGGCGCGAGCTCGGTTTCGACCGGGTCAGCATCGAGGAATTCACCATGCCCTACTGGGAGCGCGGCGAGATGGAGATCGTCATGACCGCCCCCTATGAGCAGGCCCTGTACGGGTCGGCCCTCGGCGGTTCGGGACGCTCCCCGCGGCTCGGCGCGGTGAATGCGGAGATCGTCTATTTCCGCAATATCGACGCGCTCACCGCAATCGAGGACGGTGCGCTGGACGGCAAGATTGCCTTTGTCGACGGTGATCCCATGGTGGCGTCGCAGACCGGCGCCGGCTACGGCCCGAGCAACCAGCGCCGCCGGATTGGCTGGCAGCATGCCGAGCGCGGCGGGGCTGATGCCCTGGTGGTGCGTTCGGTCGGTTCGGACAGCCACCGCATGCCGCATACCGGCATGATGAGCTCGATGGATGGCGAATGGGCCGACATCCCGGTAATCGCGATCTCCAATCCGGACGCCGATCATCTGCGCCGCCTGCACAATTCCGGTCAGGACATCGAGATGCGGATCCGCTCCACCGCCGGTTGGCGCGGTGAGGTCAGCAGCGGCAATGTCGTGCTCGACCTGATCGGACGCGAGAATCCCGAGGAGATCGTCCTGATCGGCGGCCATCTCGACAGCTGGGACCAGGGGACGGGTGCGGTCGATGACGGCGCCGGCGTCGCCATCACCACGGCCGCGGCCGCCCTGATCGCGCAGCTGCCCGAGCGTCCGCGCCGGACGATCCGCGTCGTCATGTTCGGGGCCGAGGAAGTCGGCCTGCTGGGCGCGCGCGCCTATGCCGAGCAGCATGCCGATGAAGTCGACAACCACGTCTTGGCCACCGAGTCCGACTTCGGCGCGCGCTCGATCTGGCAGCTGGTCTCGAATGTGTCGGAAGAGGGCACGCCGGCCATTGACGCCGTGGGCGGTATTATCGGCCCGCTCGGCATCATCCGCGGCGGTTCCGATGTGCCCGGTGGCGGCCCCGATATCATTCCTCTGGCCATGATGGGCGTACCCACCGTGCGCCTGAACCAGGACGGGACCGACTATTTCGATCTGCACCACACGCCGGATGACACGCTCGACAAGATCGATCCCGACGAGCTGGCCCAGAATGTCGCCGCCTATGCCGCGCTGGTCTATCTGGCCGCCGAGCTGGACGTCGATTTCCGCACCCGTGACAGCGCCTCCGCAGACGAGTAG
- a CDS encoding DUF2891 domain-containing protein, producing the protein MQEQKSHFLQLALDCVDREYPNKISHVLQSDSDARTPRDMHPAFYGCYDWHSAVHGHWLIVRLLRGGLDADVDAAATAALDGHLNAQAIAGEIAYFDGEGTASFERPYGLAWLLQLGLELREWDDPRAARWSEALAPLEQVVADRYRTWLPNLAYPIRIGTHNQSAFGFALALDWARTVGDAELETLLVETSLRFHLEDRACPISYEPSGEDFLSPCLMEADLMRRILDQAAFDDWLTGFLPDIPLDGSADWLEPGIVLDPSDGKLVHLDGVNLSRAWNLEAIAFALPSGDARRYSLLAASARHLEVGLASVTGDDYAGGHWLASFATYAVTGRAVESPR; encoded by the coding sequence ATGCAAGAGCAGAAATCCCATTTTCTTCAACTCGCGCTCGACTGCGTTGACCGCGAATACCCGAACAAGATTTCGCACGTGCTGCAGTCCGACTCGGACGCCCGCACCCCGCGCGACATGCATCCGGCTTTCTATGGTTGCTATGACTGGCATTCCGCCGTGCACGGACATTGGCTGATCGTTCGCCTGTTGCGGGGCGGGCTGGACGCGGACGTAGATGCCGCAGCGACGGCGGCGCTCGACGGGCATCTGAATGCGCAGGCGATCGCCGGCGAGATCGCCTATTTTGACGGTGAGGGGACCGCTTCGTTCGAACGCCCCTACGGGCTTGCCTGGTTGCTGCAACTGGGCCTGGAGCTGCGCGAGTGGGATGATCCGCGTGCTGCGCGATGGTCAGAGGCGCTGGCGCCGCTCGAGCAGGTCGTCGCCGATCGCTATCGCACCTGGCTCCCCAATCTCGCCTATCCGATCCGGATCGGCACACACAACCAGTCGGCCTTCGGTTTCGCCCTGGCGCTCGACTGGGCCCGGACGGTCGGGGATGCGGAACTGGAGACCCTGCTGGTCGAGACCAGCTTGCGTTTCCATCTCGAGGACCGGGCTTGCCCGATCAGCTATGAGCCGTCTGGCGAGGATTTCCTCTCGCCTTGCCTGATGGAAGCCGACCTGATGCGCCGGATCCTGGACCAGGCCGCGTTCGATGACTGGCTGACCGGCTTCCTGCCGGACATTCCGCTCGACGGATCAGCCGACTGGCTGGAACCGGGCATTGTGCTGGACCCGAGTGACGGCAAGCTGGTTCATCTGGATGGCGTCAATCTCTCGCGGGCCTGGAATCTCGAGGCTATCGCTTTTGCGCTGCCGTCGGGCGATGCACGCCGGTACAGCCTGCTCGCCGCATCGGCGCGCCATCTGGAGGTCGGCCTCGCCTCGGTGACGGGGGATGATTATGCCGGTGGCCACTGGCTGGCCAGTTTTGCGACCTATGCCGTGACCGGTCGGGCGGTCGAGTCGCCGCGCTAG